One window from the genome of Betaproteobacteria bacterium encodes:
- a CDS encoding NAD+ synthase yields the protein MKIAVAQINTTVGDFTGNAQRIRAAIDQARAAGAELVVTPEMALSGYPPEDLLFRNDFCDQCQEALFALAAYAPGIAVVIGHPHREGRTRYNAASVLRGGGIEAIYFKQHLPNYNVFDEKRYFATGDRACVFEVAGRRIALTICEDLWFPKSAVQAKAAGAELLLSINASPYHRNKLAERYQVMGERVKETGLPLLYVHWVGGQDELVFDGASFAFHANGSLGYQGETFRESVDIVDFEGDRVCGPIAPPLTEEETIYRALLTGVRDYVEKNRFSGVLIGLSGGVDSALVAAICADALGPDRVHAVMMPSDYTASISIEDAREMSRLMGLQYSEIAIRPVVDAFVTQLAPAFAGRPADTTEENLQARTRGTLLMALSNKFGWLVVSTGNKSEMATGYATLYGDMAGGYALIKDVVKTLVYRLCNWRNTQGRVIPQRVIDRAPSAELRPDQTDQDSLPPYELLDAVVERYMERDMEPEAIAGMGYDVEAVRRVVHLIRVNEYKRRQAPPGVRITPRGFGKDWRYPITSGFRPRA from the coding sequence ATGAAAATCGCCGTCGCCCAGATCAACACCACCGTGGGCGACTTCACCGGCAATGCGCAGCGTATCCGTGCCGCCATCGACCAGGCGCGCGCCGCCGGCGCGGAACTCGTGGTCACCCCGGAGATGGCGCTTTCCGGCTATCCACCCGAGGATCTGCTTTTCCGGAACGATTTCTGCGACCAGTGCCAGGAGGCGCTCTTCGCGTTGGCCGCCTACGCTCCCGGGATTGCCGTGGTCATCGGCCACCCCCACCGCGAGGGGCGCACCCGCTACAACGCGGCATCGGTCCTGCGCGGCGGCGGCATCGAGGCGATCTACTTCAAGCAGCACCTGCCCAACTACAACGTCTTCGACGAGAAGCGCTACTTTGCCACCGGCGACCGCGCCTGCGTCTTCGAAGTCGCCGGGCGACGCATCGCGCTAACGATCTGCGAGGACCTGTGGTTTCCGAAATCCGCGGTCCAGGCGAAGGCGGCGGGCGCCGAACTCCTGCTTTCGATCAACGCCTCGCCCTATCACCGCAACAAGCTTGCCGAGCGCTACCAGGTGATGGGCGAGCGCGTGAAGGAAACGGGGCTGCCGCTCCTGTACGTGCATTGGGTGGGCGGCCAGGACGAGCTCGTCTTCGATGGCGCCTCCTTCGCGTTTCACGCCAATGGCTCGCTCGGCTACCAGGGCGAGACGTTCCGCGAATCCGTGGACATCGTGGACTTCGAAGGCGATCGCGTTTGCGGCCCCATCGCGCCGCCCCTCACCGAGGAGGAGACGATCTACCGCGCGCTCCTCACCGGCGTGCGCGACTACGTGGAGAAGAACCGCTTTTCCGGGGTCCTGATCGGGCTTTCCGGTGGCGTGGACTCGGCGCTGGTGGCCGCCATCTGCGCCGACGCGCTGGGACCGGACCGGGTTCACGCGGTGATGATGCCCTCGGACTACACCGCCTCGATCAGCATCGAGGACGCGCGCGAGATGTCCCGCCTCATGGGCCTGCAGTACTCCGAGATCGCGATCCGGCCCGTGGTCGATGCCTTCGTCACGCAGCTGGCCCCCGCCTTCGCCGGCCGGCCGGCGGACACCACGGAGGAAAACCTCCAGGCGCGCACCCGGGGCACGCTGCTCATGGCCCTGTCGAACAAGTTCGGCTGGCTCGTGGTGAGCACCGGCAACAAGAGCGAAATGGCCACGGGCTACGCGACGCTCTATGGGGACATGGCCGGCGGCTACGCCCTCATCAAGGACGTCGTGAAAACGCTCGTGTACCGGCTTTGCAACTGGCGCAACACGCAGGGGCGGGTCATTCCGCAACGGGTCATCGACCGCGCGCCCTCGGCCGAGCTGCGGCCGGACCAGACCGACCAGGACAGTCTTCCGCCCTACGAGCTGCTCGACGCCGTCGTGGAGCGCTACATGGAGCGCGACATGGAACCGGAGGCCATCGCGGGCATGGGCTACGACGTCGAGGCCGTGCGCCGCGTGGTCCACCTCATTCGCGTGAACGAGTACAAGCGCCGCCAGGCGCCGCCGGGCGTGCGCATCACGCCGCGCGGCTTTGGCAAGGACTGGCGCTATCCGATAACATCGGGTTTCCGACCGAGGGCCTGA
- a CDS encoding N-acetyltransferase gives MPETIRLVDSLDALPADAWDRLHGGNPTLSHAFLDSLHRTGCASPGTGWSPQFLTLWKDNVLAGAVPLYAKSHSYGEYVFDWAWADAYQRHGLAYYPKLLAAVPFTPATGPRLLAASDAVRGELASALFDLARRMGVSSLHVLFPADADASILRDAGFLERAGVQFHWRNAGYGNFDDFLAALSHDKRKKIRQERRKVAEAGVVIRRATGREASEADWDFFSTCYERTYREHRSTPYLTREFFGMISQRMPDNVLLVIAERDGRPIAAALDLFSPCVLYGRYWGAVEFVPGLHFEACYYQAIDFAIERGIGLIEGGAQGEHKHARGFLPERTCSFHWLAHPAFARAIDDYLAREGAGIAAYVDELEERSPFRNVGGTCS, from the coding sequence TTGCCCGAGACCATCCGACTCGTCGATTCGCTCGACGCCCTCCCGGCCGATGCCTGGGACCGCCTCCACGGTGGCAACCCGACGCTGTCGCATGCCTTCCTCGACAGCCTGCACCGCACGGGTTGCGCTTCTCCCGGCACGGGCTGGTCGCCGCAGTTCCTCACCCTGTGGAAGGACAACGTCCTGGCGGGCGCCGTGCCGCTCTACGCGAAATCGCACTCGTACGGTGAATACGTGTTCGACTGGGCCTGGGCCGATGCCTACCAGCGCCACGGGCTCGCGTACTACCCGAAGCTCCTGGCAGCCGTCCCTTTCACCCCCGCGACCGGCCCGCGGCTGCTGGCCGCCTCGGACGCCGTGCGCGGCGAACTTGCCTCGGCCCTGTTCGACCTCGCCCGGCGGATGGGCGTGTCGTCCCTGCACGTCCTCTTTCCGGCCGACGCGGACGCCTCGATCCTGCGAGATGCCGGCTTCCTCGAGCGTGCCGGCGTGCAATTCCATTGGCGAAACGCGGGCTACGGCAACTTCGATGACTTCCTGGCCGCCCTCTCGCACGACAAGCGCAAGAAGATCCGCCAGGAGCGGCGCAAGGTCGCGGAGGCCGGCGTCGTGATTCGACGGGCGACGGGACGGGAGGCGAGCGAGGCGGACTGGGATTTCTTCTCGACCTGCTACGAGCGAACCTACCGCGAGCATCGCTCGACGCCGTACCTCACCCGAGAGTTCTTCGGGATGATCTCGCAGCGCATGCCCGACAACGTCCTGCTCGTGATCGCCGAGCGCGACGGCAGGCCGATCGCGGCTGCGCTCGATCTCTTCTCGCCCTGCGTCCTTTACGGACGCTACTGGGGCGCCGTCGAGTTCGTGCCGGGCCTGCACTTCGAGGCGTGCTACTACCAGGCGATCGACTTCGCCATCGAGCGCGGGATCGGCCTCATCGAGGGCGGGGCGCAGGGCGAGCACAAGCATGCGCGCGGCTTCCTGCCCGAAAGGACGTGTTCCTTTCATTGGCTGGCCCACCCGGCGTTCGCCCGGGCGATCGACGACTACCTGGCCCGCGAAGGCGCGGGAATAGCGGCCTACGTCGATGAACTGGAAGAGCGGTCGCCGTTCCGAAACGTGGGGGGGACGTGTTCGTGA
- a CDS encoding zinc-dependent peptidase — protein MFGWFGHRDEEAKPIDEGLWESATAPYLFMRGLPAGDDERLRALAGRFLASKHFSGTHDLEITPFMHVQVAAQACILVLELGLEWYDGWSEVIVYPGQFAPEREIVDEAGVVHLVNAPMAGEAWLGGPVILSYEDVAMASDEDARVAGYNVVIHEFAHKLDMLSGEPNGCPPLHAGMPLAAWREAFSKAYADFCRRVDEADRLAEVDDGRALESLPIDPYASENPGEFFAVVSEAFFETPEWLEPLYPSVYEQLRKFYRQDPLDRIRDVR, from the coding sequence ATGTTCGGCTGGTTCGGCCATCGCGACGAGGAAGCGAAGCCCATCGACGAGGGGCTCTGGGAAAGCGCCACCGCGCCCTATCTCTTCATGCGGGGGTTGCCTGCCGGGGACGACGAGCGGCTGCGCGCCCTGGCGGGACGGTTCCTCGCGAGCAAGCACTTCTCGGGCACCCACGACCTGGAGATCACGCCCTTCATGCACGTGCAGGTGGCGGCGCAGGCCTGCATCCTCGTCCTGGAGCTGGGCCTGGAGTGGTACGACGGCTGGAGCGAGGTCATCGTGTACCCGGGGCAGTTCGCGCCGGAGCGCGAAATCGTCGATGAGGCGGGTGTCGTGCACCTCGTCAATGCCCCGATGGCGGGCGAGGCGTGGCTGGGCGGGCCGGTGATCCTGTCGTACGAGGACGTCGCGATGGCGAGCGACGAGGATGCTCGCGTGGCGGGCTACAACGTCGTGATCCACGAGTTCGCGCACAAGCTCGACATGCTGAGCGGGGAACCCAACGGCTGTCCGCCATTGCACGCGGGGATGCCGCTTGCCGCCTGGCGCGAGGCTTTCAGCAAGGCCTACGCGGACTTCTGCCGGCGCGTGGACGAGGCGGATCGCCTGGCGGAAGTTGACGACGGGCGGGCGCTCGAATCGCTGCCGATCGACCCGTACGCTTCGGAAAACCCGGGGGAGTTCTTCGCGGTGGTGTCGGAAGCGTTTTTCGAGACGCCGGAATGGCTCGAGCCCTTGTATCCGTCGGTGTACGAGCAGCTACGGAAGTTCTACCGGCAGGATCCGCTGGACAGAATCAGGGACGTGCGCTGA
- a CDS encoding NADP-dependent oxidoreductase, which produces MSERNLRIVLAARPAGWVEASHFRLEEAPVPAPGEGELLIRVKWLSLDPYMRGRMNEGKSYAARVELGDVMVGGTVGEVVSSRNPKFAAGDLVLGIQGWQRYAISNGQGLMKVPDPRLPETVWLGAAGMPGVTAWIGLGQIGTPRTGETVVVSSASGAVGSVAGQLARIAGCRVVGIAGGAAKCDYVVQELGFDACVDYKAGAVDAALKAAAPSGVDVYFDNVGGEILDAVLKRVNPNARIPLCGLISGYNGQDIPIRNVFSLLVNRVRLQGFIVSDRMDLWPQAIRELAGHVAAGNIKYRETITEGLESAPGALIELLKGENFGKRLVRVG; this is translated from the coding sequence TTGAGCGAGAGGAACCTGCGCATCGTCCTGGCGGCCCGCCCCGCGGGGTGGGTGGAAGCATCCCACTTCCGCCTCGAGGAGGCGCCTGTGCCCGCGCCGGGCGAAGGCGAGCTGCTCATTCGCGTGAAGTGGCTGTCGCTCGATCCCTACATGCGCGGCCGCATGAACGAGGGCAAGTCCTACGCAGCCCGGGTGGAACTGGGCGATGTCATGGTCGGCGGCACGGTTGGCGAGGTGGTCTCGTCGCGCAATCCGAAGTTCGCGGCGGGAGACCTGGTCCTGGGCATCCAGGGCTGGCAGCGGTATGCGATCTCGAACGGCCAAGGGCTCATGAAAGTGCCCGACCCCAGGCTTCCGGAGACCGTCTGGCTGGGCGCTGCGGGCATGCCGGGCGTCACCGCCTGGATCGGGCTCGGCCAGATCGGCACCCCGAGGACTGGCGAGACGGTCGTGGTTTCGTCGGCAAGCGGCGCCGTGGGCAGCGTTGCCGGCCAGCTTGCCCGGATCGCGGGCTGCCGTGTCGTGGGAATCGCGGGAGGAGCCGCGAAATGCGACTACGTGGTGCAGGAACTGGGCTTCGACGCGTGTGTGGACTACAAGGCCGGCGCCGTGGACGCCGCGCTCAAGGCCGCCGCCCCCTCTGGCGTGGACGTGTACTTCGACAACGTGGGCGGAGAGATCCTCGACGCCGTCCTGAAGCGCGTGAACCCCAACGCGCGCATCCCGCTCTGCGGTCTCATCTCGGGCTACAACGGCCAGGACATCCCGATCCGCAACGTCTTTTCGCTGCTGGTGAACCGCGTGCGGCTGCAGGGCTTCATCGTGAGCGACCGCATGGACCTGTGGCCGCAGGCGATCCGCGAGCTGGCCGGACACGTTGCCGCCGGGAACATCAAGTACCGCGAGACGATCACCGAGGGCCTCGAATCGGCACCCGGCGCGTTGATCGAGCTGCTGAAGGGGGAAAACTTCGGCAAGCGCCTCGTGCGCGTGGGATAG
- a CDS encoding helix-hairpin-helix domain-containing protein, with translation MKKIIGLFLALFAYVGIAFAAVNINTATKEELESLNGIGPVKAQAIIDYRKKNGAFKSLDDVKKVDGVGDATFEKIRKDVSLSGATKIDAPAKADAKKEEPKKADVKKEAPKKADAKKEEPKKADAKKEDPKKADAKKETPKKEKAPAADAKKDDTKEVKVDKKADDKKAAADKKEAADKKAADKKAAADKKAADKKAADDKKVADKKAADEKKAAEKK, from the coding sequence ATGAAAAAAATCATCGGGCTCTTCTTGGCCCTGTTTGCTTACGTGGGAATCGCGTTCGCAGCCGTGAACATCAATACCGCGACGAAGGAAGAGCTCGAGAGCCTCAACGGCATCGGCCCGGTGAAGGCCCAGGCCATCATCGACTATCGCAAGAAGAACGGCGCGTTCAAGTCGCTCGATGACGTGAAGAAGGTCGATGGGGTGGGCGACGCCACGTTCGAGAAGATTCGCAAGGACGTCTCGCTCTCCGGGGCCACGAAGATCGATGCGCCCGCCAAGGCCGACGCGAAGAAGGAAGAGCCGAAGAAAGCCGACGTGAAGAAGGAAGCGCCGAAGAAGGCCGACGCGAAGAAGGAAGAACCGAAGAAAGCCGACGCGAAGAAGGAAGATCCGAAGAAAGCCGACGCGAAGAAGGAAACGCCGAAGAAGGAAAAGGCGCCTGCCGCGGATGCCAAGAAGGATGACACGAAGGAAGTGAAGGTCGACAAGAAGGCTGACGACAAGAAAGCCGCTGCCGACAAGAAGGAAGCCGCCGACAAGAAAGCCGCCGACAAGAAGGCTGCTGCCGACAAGAAGGCCGCCGACAAGAAGGCTGCCGACGACAAGAAAGTCGCCGACAAGAAGGCTGCTGACGAAAAGAAAGCCGCCGAGAAGAAGTAA
- a CDS encoding P-II family nitrogen regulator, translating to MKKIEAVIKPFKLDEVREALSELGVSGLTVTEVKGFGRQKGHTELYRGAEYVVDFLPKVKVEVVVGDAMVDKAIDAIVKAARTGKIGDGKIFVCDVPQVVRIRTGETGEEAV from the coding sequence ATGAAGAAGATCGAAGCTGTCATCAAGCCGTTCAAGCTGGACGAGGTACGCGAGGCGCTCTCCGAGCTGGGGGTATCGGGACTCACGGTCACCGAGGTGAAGGGTTTCGGGCGCCAGAAGGGCCACACGGAACTCTACCGCGGTGCCGAGTACGTGGTGGATTTCCTGCCCAAGGTGAAGGTGGAGGTCGTCGTGGGCGATGCGATGGTGGACAAGGCCATCGACGCGATCGTGAAGGCGGCGCGCACCGGCAAGATCGGCGACGGCAAGATCTTTGTCTGCGACGTGCCGCAGGTCGTGCGCATCCGCACCGGCGAAACGGGAGAGGAAGCGGTCTAG
- a CDS encoding 3'-5' exonuclease yields the protein MAPILVFDIETIPDVAGFRRLWDLSADTTDDAVVELASQRRRQSTGSDFLPCHLHRVVAISCALRERDGVRVWSLGAAKDGEAELVKRFFDGIDKYTPQLVSWNGGGFDLPVLHYRALFHGVAAPRYWDLGEDDRDFKWNNYISRFHARHIDLMDLLAGYQNRAFAPLDDIAQLCGLPGKLGMDGSKVWQAWREGKIDAIRDYCETDVANTYLLYQRFQRMRGVLSPDAYDREITLFRAFLGEQKAAHWREFADAWI from the coding sequence ATGGCCCCCATCCTCGTGTTCGACATCGAAACCATTCCCGACGTGGCGGGGTTTCGCCGCCTGTGGGACCTGTCCGCGGACACCACCGACGACGCCGTCGTGGAACTTGCTTCCCAGCGCCGCCGCCAATCGACGGGAAGCGACTTCCTTCCCTGCCACCTGCACCGCGTGGTGGCGATCTCGTGCGCGCTGCGGGAGCGCGATGGCGTGCGCGTATGGTCCCTGGGCGCCGCCAAGGACGGCGAGGCCGAGCTGGTGAAGCGGTTCTTCGACGGCATCGACAAGTACACGCCCCAGCTCGTCTCGTGGAACGGCGGCGGCTTTGACCTGCCCGTGCTTCATTACCGCGCGCTCTTCCACGGCGTCGCGGCGCCCCGCTACTGGGATCTGGGGGAAGACGACCGCGACTTCAAGTGGAACAACTACATCTCGCGCTTCCATGCCCGCCATATCGATCTCATGGACCTCCTGGCGGGCTACCAGAACCGCGCCTTCGCGCCGCTGGACGACATTGCGCAGCTTTGCGGGCTGCCAGGCAAGCTCGGCATGGACGGGTCGAAGGTCTGGCAGGCGTGGCGCGAGGGGAAGATCGACGCCATTCGCGACTACTGCGAGACGGACGTCGCGAACACCTATCTCCTGTACCAGCGCTTCCAGCGCATGCGCGGGGTGCTGTCGCCGGATGCCTACGACCGGGAGATCACGCTGTTCCGCGCATTCCTCGGCGAACAGAAGGCCGCGCATTGGCGCGAATTCGCCGACGCCTGGATCTAG
- the cysM gene encoding cysteine synthase CysM — translation MMFASLEQYVGNTPLVRLQRIPGRTSNVILAKLEGNNPAGSVKDRPALSMVLGAERRGEIKPGDTLIEATSGNTGIALAMAAAMRGYRMILVMPEHLSIERRQTMAAFGAKFVLTAEKGGMELARDTAGRMRDAGEGVILDQFANPDNPMAHYTGTGPEIWRDTAGTVTHFVATMGTTGTLMGCSRFLKEKNPAIEVIGVHPAPGSNVPGIRKWPEEYQPRIYDKARVDRIIEVSQPESEEMTRRLAAEEGIFAGISSGGGLAAALRVSSEAKDAVIVHIVCDRGDRYLSTGVFPA, via the coding sequence GTGATGTTTGCCTCGCTCGAGCAGTACGTCGGCAACACTCCCCTCGTCCGTCTGCAGCGCATCCCCGGACGGACCTCGAACGTGATCCTGGCCAAGCTCGAGGGGAACAATCCCGCCGGCTCGGTGAAGGACAGGCCGGCGCTGTCGATGGTCCTTGGCGCGGAGCGGCGCGGCGAGATCAAGCCCGGGGACACGCTCATCGAGGCCACCAGTGGCAACACCGGCATTGCGCTGGCGATGGCGGCGGCGATGCGGGGCTACCGGATGATCCTCGTGATGCCCGAGCACCTTTCCATCGAGCGCCGCCAGACGATGGCTGCCTTCGGGGCGAAGTTCGTGCTGACGGCGGAGAAGGGGGGCATGGAACTCGCCCGTGACACCGCCGGGCGAATGCGCGACGCGGGGGAGGGCGTGATCCTCGACCAGTTCGCGAACCCGGACAACCCCATGGCCCACTACACGGGAACGGGACCGGAGATCTGGCGCGACACCGCGGGAACGGTGACGCACTTCGTGGCGACGATGGGCACCACCGGGACGCTCATGGGTTGCTCGCGGTTCCTCAAGGAGAAGAACCCCGCGATCGAGGTCATTGGCGTGCATCCGGCCCCGGGGTCGAACGTCCCGGGCATCCGCAAATGGCCCGAGGAATACCAGCCCCGGATCTACGACAAGGCCCGGGTGGACCGGATCATCGAGGTTTCCCAGCCGGAGAGCGAGGAGATGACGCGGCGGCTGGCGGCCGAGGAGGGCATCTTTGCCGGCATCTCGTCGGGCGGCGGGCTGGCGGCGGCGCTCAGGGTGAGCAGCGAGGCGAAGGACGCCGTCATCGTCCACATCGTCTGCGATCGCGGTGACCGATACCTTTCGACGGGCGTGTTTCCCGCCTGA
- the rfaE1 gene encoding D-glycero-beta-D-manno-heptose-7-phosphate kinase produces MKHAGLPDFAGCRVLVVGDVMLDRYWFGDVERISPEAPVPVVLVSKVEERPGGAANVARNINALGGQATLLSVIGEDEAGLALERLLHEGNVRASLHRDAGLSTTVKLRVIGQQQQLLRVDFERAPGHEVLAAKLDEFERLVDEADAIVLSDYGKGGLAHVTRMIEVARAHRKPVLVDPKGAEYDRYRGATLLTPNRSEFREVAGRWTDEADLARRAQKLRTDLDVGALIVTRSEDGMSLFTATETRHEPTLAQEVFDVSGAGDTVIAALSLMVAAGADLPAAMRVANHAAGIVVGKLGTAVVHREELLESLASTPG; encoded by the coding sequence ATGAAACACGCCGGCCTTCCGGATTTCGCTGGCTGCCGCGTGCTGGTGGTGGGCGACGTGATGCTCGATCGCTACTGGTTCGGCGACGTGGAGCGGATATCACCCGAGGCGCCGGTCCCCGTCGTCCTGGTGAGTAAGGTCGAGGAACGCCCGGGCGGCGCGGCCAACGTCGCCCGCAACATCAATGCCCTCGGAGGGCAGGCGACGCTCCTGTCCGTGATCGGCGAGGATGAAGCCGGCCTCGCGCTCGAAAGGCTCCTGCACGAGGGAAACGTGCGCGCCAGTCTGCATCGCGATGCCGGGCTCTCCACGACGGTCAAGCTGCGTGTCATCGGGCAGCAGCAGCAACTGCTACGCGTGGACTTCGAGCGCGCGCCAGGCCACGAGGTGCTGGCCGCGAAGCTGGACGAGTTCGAGCGACTCGTGGACGAGGCCGACGCCATCGTCCTGTCGGACTACGGCAAGGGCGGCCTCGCCCATGTGACGCGGATGATCGAGGTGGCGCGCGCGCATCGCAAGCCCGTCCTGGTGGATCCGAAGGGGGCGGAGTACGACCGCTATCGGGGCGCCACGCTGCTCACGCCGAATCGAAGCGAGTTCCGCGAGGTGGCGGGGCGCTGGACCGACGAGGCGGACCTCGCCCGCCGGGCGCAGAAACTGCGCACCGACCTTGACGTGGGCGCGCTCATCGTGACGCGGAGCGAGGACGGCATGTCGCTGTTCACGGCGACCGAGACTCGGCACGAGCCGACCCTGGCGCAGGAGGTCTTCGACGTGAGCGGCGCAGGGGACACCGTGATCGCGGCGCTCTCGCTCATGGTCGCTGCCGGAGCGGATCTTCCGGCGGCGATGCGCGTGGCCAACCACGCCGCCGGCATCGTGGTCGGCAAGCTCGGCACGGCCGTCGTTCACCGCGAGGAGCTCCTCGAGAGCCTCGCCAGCACACCCGGATGA
- the rfaD gene encoding ADP-glyceromanno-heptose 6-epimerase: MKLIVTGAAGFIGSNIVKALNARGVTEIVAVDNLTRAEKMPNLADCEISGYFDKLDFIERIRADEFDADFSAVLHLGACSDTMEADGRYMMENNYRYSLDLLDWCQRFDIPYIYASSASVYGAGRIFRESREHEGPLNVYGYSKFLFDQVVRRRLAGRTAQVAGFRYFNVYGPRESHKGRMASVAFHFFNQYLKDGRVRLFEASAGYGPGEQIRDFVSVEDVVKVNLFFLDHPEISGIFNVGTGKAQSFNDVACATVNAVRRSRGEASLSLAQLREAGALEYIAFPPQLIGKYQSFTQADVSAIRAAGYADSFLSVEEGVGRYVASRLEREITR, translated from the coding sequence GTGAAATTGATCGTCACCGGAGCTGCCGGCTTTATCGGCTCCAATATCGTGAAGGCTCTCAACGCGCGCGGCGTGACCGAAATCGTCGCCGTGGACAACCTCACGCGTGCCGAGAAGATGCCCAACCTCGCCGACTGCGAAATATCGGGCTACTTCGACAAGCTCGATTTCATCGAACGCATCCGCGCCGACGAATTCGATGCCGACTTTTCCGCCGTCCTGCACCTGGGCGCCTGCTCCGACACCATGGAGGCGGATGGCCGGTACATGATGGAGAACAACTACCGGTACTCCCTGGACCTGCTCGACTGGTGCCAGCGGTTCGACATCCCGTACATCTACGCGTCCTCCGCCTCGGTGTATGGCGCCGGGCGAATCTTCCGGGAGTCGCGCGAGCACGAGGGGCCGCTGAACGTCTATGGTTATTCGAAGTTCCTCTTCGACCAGGTGGTGCGTCGCAGGCTTGCCGGGCGCACCGCCCAGGTGGCGGGCTTCCGCTATTTCAACGTGTACGGGCCGCGTGAGTCCCACAAGGGGCGCATGGCCTCGGTTGCGTTCCACTTCTTCAACCAGTACCTGAAGGACGGGCGTGTGCGGCTCTTCGAGGCAAGCGCAGGCTACGGACCGGGCGAGCAGATTCGCGATTTCGTCAGCGTCGAGGATGTGGTGAAGGTGAACCTGTTCTTCCTCGACCACCCGGAGATTTCCGGCATCTTCAACGTTGGCACGGGCAAGGCGCAGAGCTTCAACGACGTGGCCTGCGCGACGGTAAACGCAGTTCGCCGATCGCGCGGCGAGGCTTCGCTGTCTCTCGCGCAGCTTCGCGAGGCGGGGGCTCTCGAGTACATCGCCTTCCCGCCCCAGCTGATCGGCAAGTACCAGAGCTTCACGCAAGCCGACGTATCCGCGATCCGGGCGGCTGGCTATGCCGACTCGTTCCTCTCGGTCGAGGAGGGCGTCGGACGTTACGTGGCCTCGCGGCTGGAAAGGGAGATTACGCGGTGA
- a CDS encoding UDP-glucose/GDP-mannose dehydrogenase family protein: MKVSIVGTGYVGLVTGACLADVGNHVLCLDVDERKIGMLRRGEIPIYEPGLIEVVQANVAAGRLSFTTDPVQSARFGRVQMIAVGTPPGEDGSADLQYVLAAARSVATHMDGPRVIVDKSTVPVGTADKVRAEVAKTLATRGAALAFSVVSNPEFLKEGAAVEDFMRPDRIVIGADDPGAIEAMRELYAPFQRNHERLQVMDIRSAELTKYAANAMLATRISFMNELALLAERLGADIEHVRKGIGSDPRIGYHFLYPGAGFGGSCFPKDVTALLRTAQENGIDLKVVRAVEEANDRQKGVLVQKIARRFGEDLAGRRIALWGLAFKPNTDDMREAPSRVVIDGLLARGATVTAFDPVAMPEARHLYAGEPRVRFAADALDAAVGADALAIITEWKAFRSPDFDELKRRLASPVIFDGRNLYEPAMVRAQGFEYFPIGRP; encoded by the coding sequence ATGAAGGTCAGCATCGTCGGCACCGGCTACGTCGGACTCGTGACGGGCGCATGCCTGGCTGACGTCGGCAACCACGTGCTCTGCCTCGACGTGGACGAGCGCAAGATCGGCATGCTGCGTCGCGGTGAAATTCCCATCTACGAGCCCGGACTGATCGAGGTCGTGCAGGCAAACGTCGCCGCCGGCCGACTTTCCTTCACGACCGATCCGGTGCAGAGCGCACGGTTCGGGCGCGTCCAGATGATCGCGGTAGGCACTCCCCCGGGCGAGGACGGCTCGGCGGACCTGCAGTACGTCCTGGCCGCGGCGCGGTCCGTCGCCACGCACATGGACGGGCCGCGCGTGATCGTGGACAAGTCGACGGTCCCGGTGGGCACCGCGGACAAGGTCCGGGCCGAGGTGGCGAAGACGCTCGCGACCCGTGGCGCCGCGCTCGCGTTCTCGGTGGTTTCGAATCCGGAGTTCCTGAAGGAGGGCGCGGCCGTCGAGGATTTCATGCGTCCCGACCGCATCGTCATCGGCGCCGACGATCCGGGCGCCATCGAGGCGATGCGCGAGCTCTACGCCCCGTTCCAGCGAAACCACGAGCGGCTGCAGGTGATGGACATCCGTTCCGCGGAGCTCACCAAGTACGCAGCCAACGCGATGCTCGCCACGCGGATCTCCTTCATGAACGAGCTTGCGCTGCTGGCCGAACGCCTCGGCGCCGACATCGAGCATGTGCGCAAGGGCATCGGCTCCGATCCGCGCATCGGATACCACTTCCTGTACCCCGGCGCAGGCTTCGGCGGGTCCTGCTTTCCGAAGGACGTCACCGCGCTCCTGCGCACAGCGCAGGAGAACGGCATCGATCTCAAGGTCGTACGCGCCGTCGAGGAAGCCAACGATCGCCAGAAGGGCGTGCTGGTGCAGAAGATCGCCCGGCGCTTCGGCGAGGATCTCGCCGGCCGCCGCATCGCGCTCTGGGGACTCGCCTTCAAGCCGAACACGGACGACATGCGCGAAGCGCCGAGCCGCGTGGTCATCGACGGGCTCCTCGCCCGCGGGGCCACGGTGACGGCCTTCGATCCCGTGGCCATGCCCGAGGCGCGGCACCTCTATGCGGGCGAGCCGCGAGTGCGGTTCGCCGCGGATGCGCTCGATGCCGCGGTGGGCGCAGATGCGCTCGCGATCATCACCGAGTGGAAGGCGTTCCGGAGTCCCGACTTCGACGAGCTCAAGCGCCGTCTCGCCTCTCCCGTCATTTTCGACGGGCGCAACCTCTACGAGCCTGCGATGGTTCGCGCGCAGGGTTTCGAGTATTTCCCGATCGGGCGGCCATGA